In Apostichopus japonicus isolate 1M-3 chromosome 3, ASM3797524v1, whole genome shotgun sequence, a single genomic region encodes these proteins:
- the LOC139958902 gene encoding uncharacterized protein — MANLSLLSTAYRLFSKTRNNLGSSALFLPRSLSNMANETYPLSKTEAVSYLEQTLKITKWESLLRENPLSFLGFMLSQIKLCAPYTNLTFFSKDGIKNPTLEEGKHFMFTKQGGNCFIINPFIEAVLRRLGLQTYCVPASIFHWGSVRFFGHVGIVVRNLTQTDQLYVLDPGNPYLTTEAVPIDFDRSSPSYGTPIFCYKCFMVSPGFVHMCKRVDLSDITKLTDRCHFFVEDDQYWKVLFTYNIFEPQSAPYFVKVNQTFCDDASVFPEVHNDLLLLGYPDGVMVNITRQQCLTVDKYGKTHVTKITDTSQLLTTIRRYFPQYSVERIEMAMKNLENKN; from the exons ATGGCAAACTTGAGCTTACTTTCAACTGCGTACagattattttcaaaaactcgGAACAATTTAGGCAGCAGTGCACTGTTTCTGCCTCGCTCACTCTCCAACATG GCAAATGAGACCTACCCACTGTCGAAAACAGAAGCCGTTTCGTATCTTGAGCAAACCTTGAAGATCACAAAATGGGAGAGCCTTTTGAGGGAAAATCCCCTATCCTTTCTTGGGTTCATGTTGAGTCAAATAAAGTTATGTGCACCTTACACTAATCTAACATTTTTCTCTAAGGATGGTATCAAAAACCCAACTTTGGAAGAGGGTAAACATTTCATGTTTACTAAACAAGGTGGAAATTGCTTCATAATTAACCCTTTCATAGAGGCAGTGTTAAGGCGCTTAGGACTACAGACGTACTGCGTACCTGCCAGCATATTTCATTGGGGGAGCGTTCGCTTCTTTGGTCACGTCGGGATCGTCGTCCGAAACCTCACCCAGACGGATCAACTTTACGTTCTGGATCCTGGTAATCCCTATCTGACCACTGAAGCTGTCCCCATCGACTTTGACCGTTCTTCGCCTTCCTACGGCACACCAATCTTCTGCTACAAGTGCTTTATGGTAAGCCCGGGCTTTGTGCATATGTGCAAGAGAGTTGACCTTTCCGATATAACCAAACTGACTGACCGCTGTCATTTCTTTGTCGAAGATGATCAATACTGGAAAGTATTATTCACTTACAACATATTTGAACCTCAAAGTGCTCCATATTTTGTCAAAGTGAATCAGACATTTTGCGATGATGCCAGTGTATTTCCAGAAGTACACAATGATTTACTGCTGCTGGGATACCCAGACGGTGTGATGGTCAATATAACAAGACAACAGTGTCTCACTGTAGATAAGTATGGGAAAACGCACGTAACCAAGATCACGGACACATCTCAACTACTTACCACAATCAGGCGGTATTTTCCTCAATATTCAGTAGAAAGAATAGAAATGGCAATGAAAAaccttgaaaataaaaattga
- the LOC139958911 gene encoding uncharacterized protein has product MANLSLLSTAYRLFSKTRINLGSSALFLPRSLSNMAVTYPLTKHEALSFLEVKLEIPNPEKLATEDRQLFLNTFVEQMKYKLPFTNIPEFTSEGNINVLSIHEFKKAVVTMKGTSCIGLNAFAQAVLNHFNFRSLGVWSSVYRWRNYIEDNHLAILVHDLTHPGSKHLIDVGSRYFLSPICFNFTRVSPTYTIRNIPYKFFNASPGVIHFCTKVKQPKTSPGEARLIYYEDEDCWEVLTVFRTTKLSHFPDILKGYHEVVSNPDLLSKAFQLFLLVGYPNRLMVNITQSRCTTITEDGHKDVTMIETKEHFMETVFKYFPQYTEEEINNAAKRYFR; this is encoded by the exons ATGGCAAACTTGAGCTTACTTTCAACTGCGTACagattattttcaaaaactcgGATTAATTTAGGCAGCAGTGCACTGTTTCTGCCTCGCTCACTCTCCAACATG GCCGTGACCTATCCTCTCACAAAACATGAAGCCCTCTCTTTCCTGGAAGTCAAATTGGAAATACCAAACCCTGAAAAGTTGGCAACAGAAGACCGGCAACTATTTCTGAATACTTTTGTGGAGCAAATGAAATACAAGCTACCATTCACCAATATACCAGAGTTTACATCAGAAGGGAACATAAATGTCTTAAGCATACATGAGTTCAAGAAGGCAGTAGTGACCATGAAAGGAACAAGTTGCATAGGTCTAAATGCCTTTGCACAAGCTGTACTCAACCACTTCAACTTTAGAAGCTTAGGTGTTTGGTCCAGTGTGTATCGGTGGAGAAACTATATCGAAGACAACCACCTGGCAATCTTAGTCCACGACTTGACCCATCCCGGAAGCAAGCACTTGATTGACGTTGGCAGCCGTTATTTCTTGAGTCCGATATGTTTCAATTTCACTAGAGTCTCGCCGACTTACACAATCAGAAATATACCGTACAAATTCTTTAATGCCAGTCCAGGCGTGATCCATTTTTGCACAAAGGTAAAACAGCCAAAGACGTCTCCTGGGGAAGCCCGTCTTATTTACTATGAGGACGAGGATTGCTGGGAAGTACTCACAGTTTTCAGGACCACAAAATTATCACATTTTCCTGATATTCTAAAAGGCTACCATGAAGTCGTATCCAATCCTGACCTTTTGTCCAAAGCATTTCAGTTGTTTTTATTGGTGGGATACCCAAACAGACTGATGGTGAACATTACACAGAGCCGATGTACAACAATCACCGAAGATGGACACAAAGATGTGACAATGATTGAAACCAAAGAACATTTCATGGAGACTGTCTTCAAGTATTTCCCACAATATACTGAGGAAGAGATTAATAACGCTGCCAAACGTTACTTTAGATAA